One window of Methanobacterium alkalithermotolerans genomic DNA carries:
- a CDS encoding PAS domain S-box protein, which translates to MPAARILIVEDEGLTAMELQRKLKSMGYDVPTFAFSGREAIIKAEELKPDLILMDIILKGQIDGITAAEEISKHQDIPIIYLTAHGDDNTRKRAGNTVSYAYLLKPFDEEELQKNIDQALYQHHLDKTMEKDPFLDKKIKKTGGAVIITDKDGIVQFMNYNASYITGWDKEEGIGQKIDEIFELHRKKTASISKNPVLDLLKNKTAEIKGRSWLKTISGSYVPIDYMIAPIKDSEVDIVGSTLIFKDITHVVDEEAIDNLIKKILRNSSPVSAFFDYKGNFIQGTTGFCGIMADDLEIDNFNLFRDMGMDDDLLLKLEKENSVSYSQTISSSSNSCLICKPQLDNKMEVKLTVSRYTDDSHNIDGFLLKLNKKEEKSSKITPEKHSVRVVNTLKTSPELISNEDKLKAAQVMEYKFEPILNTINAVFFAIDRNFNCIYWNNYAENLTGVSRSQALGKSIYDIFTQLKGIEVEELYKTALKSQTPQSLIDEYPNSNGTRVYEINAYPSAGGVAVLIRDVSENKNVENDLKNEMNFFKSLLEKQKNLVCVMDKLGSIIFTNNSFKKLKNPSNFKYLLSLENKKEFEEKFLKKINPNNINLKNNPLKLSNSKINLNWDIVPLADSAPGKFMAVGSIAGNYQDEIEALNAKNRDLIKIQEDLQTELAQKEEKLEKAEKSGLEILQENQDLKNEIQEKIKSKKIDSYKLNLEINQLKIAKNDLKNELKQLKEETQNMAKIDENEPSSDLLIKELNEYNLNLKKNLENSVKQANKLSEDNKLLQRELAELEFIKSRNQKDSEEMKKEFNRQIGDFKGDIAQLKQINDSLLKEYTLLEKNSIKEQELLKNGHNILIEEQKNLIDSLQNLESHVMALEKDNQNHEKDKKYYLNKLSQLKDIKKSLEENNLKIKEKSDKKSLEQDKKIKELNNKLETLKNQKSFLKNEKENLMKDIKNIQSLHQSLEIDNDNLKKSQRELLDKYSKIKESSKKSLNKLEKENKELKRSLNSINQEIKSIMAEKTEIIHNMGKNLEKLEKEKADNLSKLDSIMNEQDELKALFEEKNKLFDKERKSFENNLKSLKNILKLNSKIFREKLLEDIKEKQNQMEEAIIASEKLYNQSISYSNGSENLNTYLESIIEDFINKNHLKPDEFKIDIKINTINLNEDSWLTLGLILSEMLSLVIKKSPSRSGELKIIIAPYDKENRLDMITDLTLEVEHDAEFQIIKALSLEIGGRLKIGTSSKKLFELYFPSKIF; encoded by the coding sequence ATGCCTGCGGCGCGTATTTTAATTGTAGAGGATGAAGGACTCACAGCAATGGAGCTTCAAAGGAAACTAAAATCAATGGGTTATGATGTACCCACCTTTGCTTTTTCTGGAAGAGAGGCTATTATTAAGGCCGAAGAACTTAAACCAGATTTAATTTTAATGGACATTATTTTGAAAGGACAAATTGATGGTATAACTGCTGCTGAAGAAATATCAAAACATCAAGATATTCCTATTATTTATCTTACTGCCCATGGGGATGATAATACTCGAAAAAGAGCAGGCAATACGGTATCTTATGCCTATCTTTTAAAACCATTTGATGAAGAGGAACTACAAAAAAACATCGATCAGGCATTGTATCAACACCATCTGGATAAAACCATGGAAAAAGACCCTTTTCTAGATAAAAAAATTAAAAAAACGGGAGGGGCAGTAATAATAACTGATAAAGATGGAATTGTCCAGTTCATGAATTACAATGCTTCTTATATTACCGGCTGGGATAAAGAAGAGGGTATTGGGCAAAAAATTGATGAAATATTTGAACTACATCGTAAAAAAACTGCCAGTATAAGTAAAAATCCGGTGCTGGATCTTTTGAAAAATAAAACTGCAGAAATAAAGGGTAGATCATGGCTAAAAACAATTTCCGGATCCTATGTTCCAATTGACTATATGATAGCCCCTATTAAAGATTCGGAGGTGGATATAGTAGGTTCCACCCTTATTTTTAAAGACATAACCCATGTGGTGGATGAAGAAGCCATTGATAATCTGATAAAAAAAATTTTACGCAATTCTTCACCAGTATCTGCCTTTTTTGATTATAAAGGAAACTTTATTCAAGGCACCACTGGCTTTTGTGGGATAATGGCAGACGATTTAGAAATTGATAATTTTAATCTTTTTAGGGACATGGGAATGGATGATGATTTATTATTAAAACTGGAAAAAGAAAACTCTGTAAGCTACAGCCAAACTATCTCCTCCTCTTCCAATAGTTGTTTAATTTGTAAACCCCAACTGGATAATAAAATGGAAGTTAAATTAACTGTAAGCAGGTATACAGATGACTCACATAATATTGATGGATTTTTACTTAAATTGAATAAAAAGGAAGAAAAATCCAGCAAAATAACTCCGGAAAAACATTCAGTCCGAGTTGTAAATACCTTAAAAACTTCTCCGGAACTAATCTCTAATGAAGATAAATTAAAAGCGGCTCAAGTCATGGAGTATAAATTTGAACCAATTCTTAATACCATAAATGCTGTTTTTTTTGCAATAGATCGGAATTTTAATTGTATTTACTGGAATAACTATGCTGAAAATTTAACTGGTGTATCCAGGTCGCAAGCCTTAGGTAAATCAATATACGATATATTTACTCAATTAAAAGGGATAGAAGTGGAAGAATTATATAAAACAGCACTTAAATCCCAAACTCCTCAGAGCCTGATAGATGAATACCCTAATTCTAATGGCACCAGAGTGTATGAAATAAATGCTTATCCTTCAGCAGGGGGGGTTGCTGTTCTTATTCGGGATGTTTCTGAAAATAAAAATGTAGAAAATGATTTAAAAAATGAAATGAATTTTTTTAAATCTCTACTTGAAAAACAAAAGAATCTGGTTTGTGTTATGGATAAACTGGGGAGCATTATTTTTACCAATAACAGCTTTAAAAAGTTGAAAAATCCTTCTAATTTCAAATATCTACTTTCTTTGGAAAATAAAAAAGAATTTGAAGAGAAATTCTTAAAAAAGATCAATCCCAATAACATAAATCTAAAAAATAATCCTTTAAAATTATCTAATTCTAAAATTAATCTAAATTGGGATATAGTGCCTCTGGCTGACTCTGCCCCGGGCAAATTTATGGCAGTGGGGTCTATTGCAGGAAATTACCAGGACGAAATAGAAGCACTGAATGCAAAAAACAGGGATTTAATAAAAATTCAAGAAGATCTACAGACTGAACTGGCTCAAAAGGAGGAAAAACTGGAAAAAGCTGAAAAAAGTGGATTAGAAATTTTACAGGAAAATCAAGATTTAAAAAATGAAATCCAGGAAAAAATAAAATCAAAAAAAATTGATTCATATAAACTGAATCTGGAAATTAATCAGCTTAAAATAGCCAAAAATGATCTAAAAAACGAGTTAAAACAACTAAAAGAAGAAACTCAGAACATGGCCAAAATAGATGAAAATGAGCCATCATCAGACCTTTTGATAAAAGAGTTAAATGAATATAACCTAAATCTCAAAAAAAATCTTGAAAATTCAGTAAAACAGGCTAATAAACTTTCAGAAGACAATAAACTTTTACAAAGGGAGCTTGCAGAATTAGAATTTATAAAATCCAGAAACCAGAAAGATTCAGAAGAGATGAAAAAGGAATTTAACCGACAAATAGGAGACTTTAAGGGCGATATTGCCCAGCTAAAACAGATAAATGATTCTTTATTAAAAGAGTACACTTTACTTGAAAAAAATTCTATTAAAGAACAGGAATTACTTAAAAATGGTCATAACATTTTGATTGAGGAACAAAAAAACTTGATAGATTCTCTTCAAAACTTAGAAAGTCATGTCATGGCCCTGGAAAAGGATAACCAGAATCATGAAAAAGATAAAAAATATTACTTAAATAAATTATCCCAATTAAAGGATATTAAAAAATCTTTAGAAGAAAATAATCTTAAAATTAAAGAAAAATCCGATAAAAAATCTTTAGAACAGGATAAAAAGATTAAAGAGCTTAATAACAAATTGGAAACTTTAAAAAATCAGAAATCATTTCTTAAAAATGAAAAAGAAAATCTGATGAAGGATATTAAGAATATACAATCATTACATCAATCACTGGAGATTGATAATGATAATCTAAAAAAGAGCCAGAGAGAACTGCTGGATAAATATTCCAAAATCAAAGAAAGTTCAAAAAAATCTTTAAATAAACTTGAAAAAGAAAATAAAGAGCTTAAAAGAAGTTTGAATTCAATTAATCAGGAAATTAAATCGATAATGGCAGAAAAAACTGAAATAATTCATAATATGGGGAAAAATTTAGAAAAACTGGAAAAGGAAAAGGCAGACAATCTTTCAAAATTAGATTCTATAATGAATGAGCAGGATGAATTGAAAGCCCTTTTTGAAGAAAAAAATAAATTATTTGATAAGGAAAGAAAAAGCTTTGAAAATAACCTTAAATCATTGAAAAATATTCTTAAATTAAATTCCAAAATTTTCAGGGAAAAATTATTAGAAGACATCAAAGAAAAGCAGAATCAGATGGAAGAAGCAATTATTGCCAGTGAAAAACTTTATAATCAATCAATTTCTTACTCTAATGGTTCTGAAAATTTAAATACATATTTGGAAAGCATAATTGAAGATTTCATCAATAAGAACCATTTAAAACCTGATGAATTTAAAATTGATATTAAAATCAATACAATAAATTTAAATGAAGATAGCTGGTTGACTTTAGGTTTAATATTAAGTGAAATGTTATCCCTGGTAATTAAAAAATCCCCTTCACGATCTGGTGAACTTAAAATCATAATTGCTCCCTATGATAAGGAAAATAGACTGGACATGATTACTGATTTAACACTTGAAGTAGAACATGATGCTGAATTCCAAATTATAAAAGCACTATCCCTGGAGATAGGTGGCCGATTAAAGATAGGTACTTCCTCTAAAAAACTATTTGAACTATATTTCCCTTCTAAAATATTTTAA
- a CDS encoding class I SAM-dependent methyltransferase, whose product MKWKQIGHVVVINEDLDDVSNFLKIPGVNTVVKVGNINGKTRKPDVKLLYGNQTETIHKENNCLFKLDVSRVMWSKGNTAERIRIARLVEEGEIVVDMFAGIGYFSVPLAVHSKLKKMYSIEINPEAFHYLNENIILNKIQAKVKTFLGDSMEIAPNLSADRVLMGYIGNTQDYLQSAMDCVNEGGVIHYHETVPEKIMSKRPIERIKKAAGERNVNITKQRIIKKYSPGVVHVVVDAKID is encoded by the coding sequence ATGAAATGGAAGCAAATAGGCCACGTTGTGGTAATAAATGAAGATTTAGATGATGTTTCTAATTTTTTAAAAATTCCGGGCGTAAATACAGTAGTCAAAGTGGGTAATATTAATGGAAAAACCCGTAAACCGGACGTTAAACTGCTGTATGGGAATCAGACAGAAACAATCCATAAGGAAAATAATTGCCTTTTTAAGCTGGATGTTTCACGGGTGATGTGGTCTAAGGGCAATACTGCTGAGAGAATTAGGATTGCCCGCCTGGTGGAAGAAGGCGAAATAGTGGTGGATATGTTTGCCGGAATAGGCTATTTTTCTGTACCACTAGCAGTTCACTCTAAGCTGAAAAAGATGTATTCTATTGAAATCAATCCCGAAGCTTTTCATTATTTAAATGAAAATATTATATTAAATAAAATTCAAGCGAAAGTAAAAACTTTTTTAGGCGATTCTATGGAGATAGCTCCTAATTTATCTGCAGATAGAGTATTGATGGGGTATATTGGGAATACTCAGGACTACCTTCAATCAGCTATGGATTGTGTGAATGAAGGTGGAGTAATTCATTATCATGAAACGGTCCCAGAAAAAATAATGTCTAAAAGGCCCATAGAACGAATAAAAAAGGCGGCTGGGGAAAGGAATGTGAATATTACTAAGCAGAGGATTATTAAAAAGTATTCTCCCGGAGTGGTTCATGTAGTGGTGGATGCTAAGATTGATTAG
- a CDS encoding formate--phosphoribosylaminoimidazolecarboxamide ligase produces MSKVNQDEISSILEGYDKEETTIATLGSHTSLHILKGAKKEGFKTAVVCEKGREVPYQRFKVADEYILVDKFSDIVNEEVQQQLRDMNSVVVPHGSFVAYAGLDRIENDFHVPMFGNRDILRWEAERDLERKLIIESGIRMPFKYDNAEDIDRAVMVKFPGARGGKGYFVASSHEEYDEKIASMLKREWIDEDDVPKAHIEEYVSGTNFCVHFFYSVLNDEVEVLGMDSRFESNIDGLVRIPAKDQLEVGLSPSYVITGNHPVVMRESLLPQVFEIGDSLVESAKDLVPPGMNGPFCLQTMCTDNLEIVTFEMSARTDGGTNTFMNGSAYSYLLFDEEMSMGQRIAREIKNGLKEDKLDNLIT; encoded by the coding sequence ATGAGCAAAGTAAACCAAGATGAAATTTCAAGTATCCTTGAAGGATACGATAAAGAAGAAACAACTATAGCAACTTTAGGAAGCCACACATCACTACATATACTTAAAGGGGCTAAAAAAGAAGGTTTCAAGACTGCCGTGGTCTGTGAAAAAGGAAGAGAAGTGCCTTATCAGCGTTTTAAAGTAGCAGATGAATATATACTGGTGGATAAATTTAGTGACATTGTAAATGAGGAAGTACAACAACAATTGAGGGATATGAACAGTGTAGTTGTTCCCCATGGCTCTTTTGTAGCTTATGCCGGATTAGATAGAATTGAAAATGATTTTCACGTCCCCATGTTCGGTAACCGGGATATTTTGAGATGGGAGGCTGAAAGGGATCTGGAGAGAAAATTAATAATTGAATCTGGAATAAGAATGCCTTTCAAATATGATAATGCAGAAGATATTGATCGGGCCGTAATGGTTAAGTTTCCCGGTGCCAGAGGAGGTAAGGGATATTTTGTAGCATCTTCGCATGAAGAATATGATGAAAAAATTGCATCCATGCTCAAGAGAGAATGGATAGATGAGGATGATGTTCCTAAAGCCCATATCGAAGAATATGTTTCAGGAACCAACTTCTGTGTGCACTTCTTTTACTCCGTACTCAATGATGAAGTAGAAGTGCTTGGTATGGATAGTAGATTTGAATCAAATATCGATGGTCTGGTAAGAATACCTGCCAAAGATCAATTAGAAGTAGGTTTAAGTCCATCCTATGTAATCACCGGGAACCATCCTGTGGTTATGAGAGAATCCTTACTTCCCCAGGTATTTGAGATTGGGGATAGCCTGGTAGAATCTGCTAAGGATCTGGTGCCACCAGGAATGAATGGGCCCTTCTGTCTACAGACCATGTGTACCGATAATCTGGAGATTGTAACCTTTGAGATGAGTGCCCGGACAGATGGAGGAACCAACACCTTTATGAATGGTTCTGCTTACAGTTACCTGCTATTTGATGAAGAAATGAGTATGGGGCAAAGGATTGCCCGTGAAATAAAAAATGGTCTTAAGGAAGATAAGTTAGATAACTTAATAACTTAA
- the psmB gene encoding archaeal proteasome endopeptidase complex subunit beta: MDDKNTLKGTTTVGITCKDGVVFATERRASMGNLVAHKVAEKIFKIDDHIGATIAGSVADAQTLMKYISAEVVLYKMRNGEKMSIESASALASNILHSSRFYPYFVQTLLGGVDDTGAKIYSLDPAGGMIEDKFISTGSGSPFAYGVLEDRYSEDLYVEEGVDIAIRALKSAMERDTFSGNGILIAIINEEDGFKMLAEEEVKKRIEEIN; this comes from the coding sequence ATGGATGATAAAAACACATTAAAAGGCACTACAACTGTAGGTATTACTTGTAAAGACGGAGTTGTTTTTGCCACAGAAAGAAGAGCCAGTATGGGTAATCTAGTTGCCCATAAGGTTGCAGAAAAAATTTTCAAAATAGACGATCATATCGGAGCAACCATAGCTGGATCTGTTGCCGATGCTCAGACTCTTATGAAATACATAAGTGCTGAAGTAGTATTATACAAAATGAGAAACGGCGAAAAAATGAGTATCGAGTCGGCCTCGGCCCTGGCTTCAAATATTTTACATTCATCAAGATTTTATCCCTACTTTGTTCAGACCCTTTTAGGAGGGGTGGATGATACCGGGGCTAAGATTTATTCTCTGGATCCTGCAGGAGGAATGATTGAAGACAAATTCATTTCAACCGGATCAGGTTCTCCATTTGCCTATGGTGTTCTGGAAGATCGTTACAGTGAAGACCTTTATGTTGAAGAAGGGGTTGACATTGCCATCAGAGCACTTAAATCCGCCATGGAACGTGACACCTTCTCTGGGAATGGCATACTGATAGCCATCATAAATGAAGAAGATGGATTTAAAATGCTTGCTGAGGAAGAAGTAAAAAAAAGAATTGAAGAAATAAACTGA
- a CDS encoding beta-CASP ribonuclease aCPSF1 produces the protein MVSAILEEIKKTIVHGLPPRVQVAKVEFEGPEVVIYTKNPEIITENGDLIRDLAKDIRKRIIIRSDRSVLSEPEKAIAKIHEIVPEEAKITNISFDEVTCEVIIEARKPGLVIGKYGSTSREIVKKIGWAPKILRTPPISSEIIQRIRRTLRHNSKERKKILQELGNRIHQGIKYENDWTRLTSMGGFREVGRSCLFLQTPNSRVLLDCGVNVAGGDEKSSYPFLNVPEFVLDDLDAVIISHAHLDHSGFLPYLYHYGYEGPVYCTTPTRDLMTLLQLDHIDIAHREDEPLPFNVKHVKKSVKHTITLDYGEVTDIAPDIRLTLHNSGHILGSAMSHMHIGDGQHNMVYTGDFKYERSRLLETAVTKFPRIETLVMESTYGGHEDVQPSRNTAEKELMKTIYHTLRRGGKILIPVFAVGRAQELMIVLEEYMRNGLIEDVPIYIDGMIWEANAIHTARPEYLSKDLRDQIFHMGRNPFISEVFHKVNGLDERKSIVEGEPSIILSTSGMLTGGNSVEYFKWLCGDERNSLVFVGYQAEGSLGRRIQKGWKEIPLKEEGKTKVFHVNMGIKTIEGFSGHSDRRQLMDYVRRLSPKPEKILICHGDNYKTLDLASSLYRSYKIETKTPMNLETVRIQ, from the coding sequence ATGGTTTCAGCGATTCTTGAAGAAATCAAAAAGACAATAGTGCATGGATTACCACCAAGGGTACAGGTGGCCAAAGTAGAGTTCGAAGGCCCGGAGGTGGTGATATACACCAAAAATCCGGAAATTATAACTGAAAACGGAGATCTTATTAGAGATTTGGCCAAAGATATTCGGAAAAGGATAATTATTCGTTCAGATCGTTCCGTACTGAGTGAACCTGAAAAGGCCATTGCTAAGATTCATGAAATAGTGCCGGAAGAAGCAAAGATTACCAATATTTCATTTGATGAAGTTACCTGCGAAGTGATTATTGAAGCCCGGAAACCAGGGCTGGTTATTGGGAAATACGGAAGCACATCTAGAGAAATTGTAAAAAAAATTGGTTGGGCTCCTAAGATTTTAAGAACCCCTCCTATTTCTTCAGAGATTATCCAGAGAATCCGTAGAACTTTACGCCATAATAGTAAAGAAAGAAAAAAAATATTACAAGAATTGGGAAACAGAATCCATCAGGGCATTAAATATGAAAATGACTGGACTCGTTTAACATCTATGGGAGGTTTTAGAGAGGTAGGACGATCTTGTTTATTTTTGCAGACACCCAATAGTAGAGTACTGCTTGACTGCGGAGTGAATGTTGCAGGAGGAGATGAAAAAAGTTCTTATCCCTTTTTAAATGTTCCTGAATTTGTTCTGGATGATCTAGACGCCGTTATAATATCTCACGCCCATCTGGATCACTCCGGATTTTTGCCGTATCTTTATCACTATGGATACGAAGGGCCGGTTTACTGCACCACTCCCACCAGGGATCTGATGACTCTCCTGCAGCTGGATCATATAGATATAGCTCATCGAGAGGATGAACCATTACCATTTAATGTAAAGCATGTTAAAAAAAGTGTAAAGCATACTATTACTCTGGATTATGGGGAGGTAACCGATATTGCTCCCGATATCCGATTAACATTACATAATTCCGGCCATATCCTTGGTTCTGCAATGTCCCATATGCATATTGGAGACGGACAGCATAATATGGTCTATACCGGTGATTTTAAATATGAGCGGAGTCGTCTTTTAGAAACAGCAGTAACCAAGTTTCCCAGAATAGAAACCCTGGTTATGGAGAGTACCTATGGAGGGCATGAAGATGTGCAGCCTTCCCGAAACACCGCTGAAAAGGAGCTCATGAAAACAATTTATCATACCCTGCGACGTGGAGGTAAAATATTAATTCCAGTATTTGCCGTGGGAAGGGCCCAGGAATTAATGATTGTGCTGGAAGAGTATATGAGGAATGGCTTAATAGAAGACGTGCCCATATACATTGATGGGATGATCTGGGAAGCCAATGCTATACACACCGCCCGGCCAGAGTATTTGAGTAAAGATTTAAGAGATCAGATATTCCATATGGGGCGTAACCCATTCATATCAGAAGTATTTCATAAAGTTAATGGCCTTGATGAGAGAAAATCTATTGTAGAAGGAGAACCTTCCATCATTTTATCCACCTCAGGTATGCTTACCGGTGGAAACTCGGTAGAATACTTTAAATGGCTTTGTGGAGATGAGAGAAATTCTCTGGTATTTGTAGGTTATCAGGCTGAAGGTTCTCTGGGTAGACGGATACAAAAAGGATGGAAAGAAATTCCCCTTAAAGAGGAAGGTAAGACCAAGGTATTCCATGTAAATATGGGAATAAAAACCATTGAGGGATTCAGTGGTCATTCTGATCGGCGCCAGTTAATGGACTATGTAAGAAGACTGAGTCCAAAGCCGGAAAAAATCCTTATATGTCATGGAGATAACTATAAAACACTGGATCTTGCTTCCAGTTTATATCGTAGTTATAAAATAGAAACAAAGACCCCGATGAACCTTGAAACAGTGCGAATACAGTGA
- the purM gene encoding phosphoribosylformylglycinamidine cyclo-ligase, which yields MVTYSDSGVDIDLEEETVSHLISKLKDTLKFRDVITESGHFAALVRLGDKAIAMSTDGVGSKILVASMLGKYDTVGIDCIAMVVNDILCVGAEPIALVDYLAVEKPDPEVANQIGDGLAKGAEISKIAIIGGETASLPEIIKDFDLAGTGMGIVDADKIITGANIEEGDLLIGIESSGIHSNGLSLARRVFFEDAGLDVSDPLPGYPEKTVGEELLVPTAIYVEPIMELLRSDVEIHGLAHITGGGFTNLKRLKKGTGYKIDSLPEPHPIFKSIYSFHVPLEEMYRVFNMGIGFVVVLKGEDVDKALDIIRKYEKAHLIGKVRNDIAGKVEIKTFENKTLLL from the coding sequence ATGGTAACCTATTCAGACTCAGGAGTAGATATTGATTTAGAGGAGGAAACTGTTTCTCATCTAATATCTAAACTAAAAGATACCCTAAAATTTAGAGATGTAATTACTGAAAGTGGTCATTTTGCTGCTCTGGTACGCCTGGGTGATAAAGCTATTGCCATGAGTACGGATGGGGTGGGAAGTAAAATCCTGGTGGCAAGTATGCTGGGAAAATATGATACGGTAGGTATAGACTGCATAGCCATGGTGGTGAATGATATACTGTGTGTAGGGGCAGAACCAATAGCCCTGGTAGATTACCTGGCAGTGGAAAAACCAGACCCGGAGGTGGCAAACCAGATTGGTGATGGGCTTGCTAAAGGTGCAGAAATATCTAAAATTGCCATAATTGGAGGGGAAACTGCTTCTTTACCTGAAATAATTAAAGATTTTGATCTGGCAGGAACCGGTATGGGTATCGTAGATGCAGATAAAATAATCACCGGTGCGAATATAGAGGAAGGAGATCTGCTTATTGGAATAGAAAGTAGTGGAATTCACAGTAATGGCCTTAGTTTAGCCCGCAGAGTTTTTTTTGAAGATGCTGGTCTCGATGTTAGTGATCCCCTACCAGGATATCCTGAAAAAACGGTGGGGGAGGAACTCCTCGTGCCTACTGCTATTTATGTGGAACCTATCATGGAACTTCTAAGAAGTGATGTGGAAATTCATGGATTGGCGCACATTACGGGAGGTGGTTTTACTAACCTCAAACGTTTGAAAAAGGGTACCGGTTATAAAATAGATTCTCTTCCTGAACCACACCCCATATTTAAATCTATTTATTCGTTCCATGTCCCTCTGGAGGAAATGTATCGGGTTTTCAACATGGGTATTGGATTTGTAGTAGTTTTAAAAGGTGAAGATGTGGATAAAGCCCTGGATATCATACGAAAATATGAAAAAGCCCACCTTATTGGTAAGGTAAGGAATGATATAGCAGGAAAAGTTGAAATTAAGACCTTTGAAAATAAGACCCTGCTACTATGA
- the comC gene encoding L-sulfolactate dehydrogenase gives MKITAEQEKIIITQILTKMDVSPEYAHIVAEVTMDADLKGFSSHGIGRFPQYVKGLKYGTIKAQGDIEIENETVSTGLINGNHLFGHVVTYKGMELALEKAKETGIGAVGIHDSNHFGVAGYYTDMAIMEDMVGIVIANTEPAVAPIGGKEPILGTNPLAIGIPSNHHYVSVDMATSASARGKLLEAVRRGEKIPENVALDAEGNPTIDPEAALNGSILPFGAHKGYALAFMIEILAGPMVKAAFGKGVRGTANPEEICTKGDLIIAIDPSKFGDLEIFKTQVDAFIGEIKSTDNVFIPGDMEVMNVKQNMDKGIEIDDVLYQQLKEIAIDLDINLDELIS, from the coding sequence ATGAAAATAACGGCGGAACAAGAAAAAATAATAATCACTCAAATACTGACTAAAATGGATGTTTCTCCAGAATATGCTCACATCGTTGCTGAGGTAACTATGGATGCCGATTTAAAGGGGTTCTCTTCACATGGAATAGGAAGGTTTCCCCAGTATGTGAAAGGTCTTAAATATGGAACTATTAAAGCACAGGGCGACATTGAAATCGAAAATGAAACTGTTTCTACCGGATTAATAAATGGTAATCATCTTTTTGGGCATGTAGTAACCTATAAAGGTATGGAATTAGCACTTGAAAAAGCAAAAGAAACAGGTATAGGTGCAGTAGGAATACATGATTCTAATCATTTCGGTGTGGCCGGATACTATACGGATATGGCTATAATGGAGGATATGGTGGGAATTGTTATTGCCAATACTGAACCTGCTGTGGCCCCTATTGGAGGTAAAGAACCTATTCTGGGTACCAACCCTCTGGCCATAGGAATACCATCTAACCACCACTATGTATCGGTGGACATGGCCACCTCTGCCTCTGCCCGGGGAAAACTTTTAGAAGCAGTGCGCAGAGGAGAAAAAATTCCAGAAAATGTGGCTCTGGATGCAGAAGGTAACCCTACTATTGATCCGGAAGCGGCTCTAAATGGATCCATATTGCCTTTTGGCGCCCATAAAGGTTATGCTCTTGCCTTCATGATTGAAATACTTGCAGGACCCATGGTTAAAGCTGCTTTTGGAAAAGGAGTGAGAGGAACTGCTAATCCAGAAGAAATATGTACCAAGGGAGATCTTATAATAGCCATAGATCCTTCTAAATTTGGAGACCTGGAAATATTTAAAACCCAGGTGGATGCATTTATTGGGGAAATTAAATCCACCGATAACGTATTCATACCAGGAGATATGGAAGTTATGAATGTTAAACAGAATATGGATAAAGGTATAGAAATTGATGATGTTCTCTATCAGCAATTAAAAGAAATTGCAATAGATTTAGATATTAATCTTGATGAATTAATTTCATAA
- the comD gene encoding sulfopyruvate decarboxylase subunit alpha — translation MNSSQAVYQGMVDAGIDFVVSLPCVNLGEVMEMVESDPHIVHIPVTREEEGLGICAGAFLAGKKPAILMQNSGLGNCVNALASLFELYHLPLLLVMSHRGTLGERINGQIPMGKATPKILDALNIPYSRPGRPEEALEIIVKSWEQSLTGGFPVGVLLDNQYW, via the coding sequence ATGAATTCTAGTCAGGCAGTTTATCAGGGTATGGTGGATGCAGGGATAGACTTCGTGGTTAGCCTGCCCTGTGTAAATCTGGGGGAGGTAATGGAAATGGTGGAATCCGATCCACATATAGTCCATATACCGGTTACCCGGGAAGAAGAAGGTCTGGGAATATGTGCCGGGGCATTTTTAGCCGGTAAAAAACCAGCCATATTAATGCAGAATTCCGGGCTGGGTAATTGTGTTAATGCTCTGGCATCACTCTTTGAGTTGTACCATCTACCTCTTCTTCTGGTTATGAGCCACCGGGGTACCCTGGGAGAGAGAATAAATGGTCAGATACCCATGGGTAAAGCCACCCCTAAAATTTTAGATGCACTGAATATACCTTATTCCCGGCCAGGTCGTCCTGAAGAAGCCCTTGAAATCATAGTCAAATCATGGGAACAATCCCTTACAGGGGGATTTCCAGTAGGGGTTTTGCTGGATAATCAGTACTGGTAA